From a region of the Eublepharis macularius isolate TG4126 chromosome 7, MPM_Emac_v1.0, whole genome shotgun sequence genome:
- the NDUFB9 gene encoding NADH dehydrogenase [ubiquinone] 1 beta subcomplex subunit 9, which yields MATYLTHQQKVMRLYKRALRHLESWCIFRDRYRYFACLLRARFDEHKNEKDMVKATKLLMAAEQEFWEKQHPQPYIFPDAPEGTSYERYDCYKVPEWVLDYWHPSEKAVYPDYFAKREQWKKLQMESWDKEVQQLLEETPPGGPLTEALPPARKEGHLPPLWWSYVTAPRERPT from the exons ATGGCGACGTATTTGACCCACCAGCAGAAAGTGATGCGGCTCTACAAGCGAGCGCTGCGGCACCTGGAGTCTTGGTGCATCTTCCG GGACAGGTATCGCTACTTTGCCTGCTTGTTGAGAGCACGCTTTGACGAGCACAAGAATGAAAAAGATATGGTGAAAGCAACCAAGCTGCTAATGGCAGCAGAACAAGAATTTTGGGAGAAACAGCATCCTCAGCCGTACATCTTTCCTGATGCTCCGGAAGGCACGTCTTATGAGAGATATGACTGCTACAAG GTACCTGAATGGGTCCTAGATTACTGGCATCCTTCGGAGAAGGCGGTGTATCCAGATTACTTTGCCAAAAGAGAGCAGTGGAAGAAGCTGCAGATGGAAAGCTGGGATAAGGAG gtTCAGCAGCTTCTGGAAGAAACCCCACCAGGTGGACCTCTGACTGAAGCCCTGCCTCCAGCTCGCAAGGAGGGGCACCTGCCTCCTCTGTGGTGGAGTTATGTAACTGCACCCCGTGAGCGCCCAACATAA